The stretch of DNA CTACAAGTCGATCATTTATGTAGAAGAGAAATCCTACCACAAGATCCCCGTTCCCTACAAGTCCTACGAGATTGTTGGAAAAAAGGTGGCGTATGACATGATGGACGGCAACGAGGTGGAGAAGTCGCCAAAGGCGTACAAGGTACAGGTCAGCTTCTTCTATTAAATCCatagagcagtgatactcactatttttttcacaagagccacattggcagagcaaaatcaagggaagagacacttttacgacaacatactaaagttcctttttgcaaatatgcatttctacatataaaacagaaacaacacagccaatatattttcaattaagaccacatttgcctttatactgggatgagcggaagctggcgtgcatgtcctcgactttcttcatgttgtatttgtagtttgttgttgtaatcatagtgagacattcaggatgagcatggtttttgtgctggtttttgcccttttttaattaaaaaccgatccattgtgcctgcatctggcgctggctaaaggagctagcgtgcgctgcggtcaagtgtgaggtggttaaagcgggctgcgttgccaggtttaacagtgtgccccctttaggaaacaccattaagccttaattaatacttaataaaaatacttacatactacaaaaacacaaacttaataaaaatacttaatactgtgcagtgcaactgctcattttgcactaataacatttgcacaaatatcatcatagtacaatataTTGTAAAtgatccatataccctatatttcttattggttcagtctgctcagttaaatttatttttacctttattgttaaatgtacaaatctgtttttatttagtttactgatgtttattattattattattactattattattattatttaccctactcttcatactgtagatttgtttatagctgatgtttattctctatttttattctattctatttgcttgtttttcctttaattgtttacatatcttttatactgtacgctgctgcaacacaataatttcccaaattgggatgaataaagtacttatctatctattcgctgtgtgttatttgaaaaaatgtattgttattgttaccatattgttataagctactatgcgagtgcgagctgccaattagagcttgaggagccgcataatgagtatctctgccttAGATTTTCCATTCGTGCAGTTTTGTATGTGCTGTGGACCTTCAAATAAACAATTCCTCCCGTTTCTCCTCTGATCTCCAGGCTTTTCAGGTCCACTCGGATCTCCTGGAGGAGGACACCAGCACCCCGGAGGTGGAGAGCCAGGGCCTGGATGCCTCCTCCGGCTTATCCCAGGACATCAGCCCCCGCCAGGCCTCCCttccagaggaggaggagagcacGAGCACCAATGACGCCACAGCCAGCGAGAGCGAGAGCAGCAGCACTccggaggaagaggaagaggagagcgCCAGCACCAACAGCGACAGCGCCAGCGCCAGCCAGGAGACCGAGGACGAGGCGAGCCAGAGCAGCGAGGAGGCCACGGCCACGCCCGGAGCCGCCGACAGCGATTCGGATGAAAGTGACAGTGCTGAGAGTGACTCAGATGAGGAAGGGGCAGGACCCGACACCACAACTGACATGCCAGTGGTAATCGCTGCCAAATAAGCCCCACCAACTCAGGAAATGGAGTGGAAGATGGTGTCGTTATGCATCCAGGTGTGAGGACCTCCATCCCGGGCCACTTCCTGACCCCCTGCGGGGTCAAACAGGGAAAACCACCGCTTAATTATTAATGATTTCAATGTGTTCAGCCAATATTTCTGTGTATCTCTTAAGAAAACAAAACGTTTTTTCCTGTGGGTTTATTCAAATAAACCAACAACTTGTGCATTCTGATGTGTAGTGGTACTAACGAGCCCCATGTTTGATGCTGCAGGGGTTAAAAGAGGTTAAAAATGACGCCTGCTACCTGCAACAGGAGGTTAACCGacccctttc from Odontesthes bonariensis isolate fOdoBon6 chromosome 22, fOdoBon6.hap1, whole genome shotgun sequence encodes:
- the spp1 gene encoding osteopontin isoform X2, producing MKVAVVFVLLFATVLCRPARKVSDSSSDSSEEVVRRPAAPAVSETKAAPVQNVVAAAAAAGSDESSDTSDEDNAAAAPKALMEVKADDTGATPTPDTASVDSDDSDDDDDDEAEENEAEEEEDESSDSSDSESGESSTPVTVTPVVVTDDPIAETTVDTILPTIVTDVDSGRGDSLGGYPGDYKSIIYVEEKSYHKIPVPYKSYEIVGKKVAYDMMDGNEVEKSPKAYKAFQVHSDLLEEDTSTPEVESQGLDASSGLSQDISPRQASLPEEEESTSTNDATASESESSSTPEEEEEESASTNSDSASASQETEDEASQSSEEATATPGAADSDSDESDSAESDSDEEGAGPDTTTDMPVVIAAK
- the spp1 gene encoding osteopontin isoform X1, producing the protein MKVAVVFVLLFATVLCRPARKVSDSSSDSSEEVVRRPAAPAVSETKAAPVQNVVAAAAAAGSDESSDTSDEDNAAAAPKALMEVKADDTGATPTPDTASVDSDDSDDDDDDEAEENEAEEEEDESSDSSDSESGESSTPVTVTPVVVTDDPIAETTVDTILPTIVTDVDSGRGDSLGGYPGDYKSIIYVEEKSYHKIPVPYKSYEIVGKKVAYDMMDGNEVEKSPKAYKVQAFQVHSDLLEEDTSTPEVESQGLDASSGLSQDISPRQASLPEEEESTSTNDATASESESSSTPEEEEEESASTNSDSASASQETEDEASQSSEEATATPGAADSDSDESDSAESDSDEEGAGPDTTTDMPVVIAAK